Proteins from one Deinococcus actinosclerus genomic window:
- the kdpC gene encoding potassium-transporting ATPase subunit KdpC, with protein MTLNDMPSPALPESALPQPTLPDAPQPGWSAWLRFSALWLVLGGLAYPAVTTALGGALFPAQATGSLIRDRGRVVGSALIGQPFTGGRYFIGRPSAAGNGYDPVNASGSNLAVSNPALRERVQAQAQTIAARENIPVTQIPVDLLTASGSGLDPHVSPAGAAVQVARVARARGLTDAQVQALVRDHTERGVLGLGQPGVNVLELNLALDRLGR; from the coding sequence ATGACCCTGAACGACATGCCCTCCCCTGCCCTTCCTGAATCGGCCCTTCCCCAACCGACCCTGCCTGACGCGCCCCAGCCGGGGTGGAGTGCGTGGCTGCGCTTCTCGGCGCTGTGGCTGGTGCTGGGCGGCCTCGCGTACCCGGCGGTGACAACCGCGCTGGGCGGCGCGCTGTTTCCCGCGCAGGCGACCGGTTCCCTGATCCGCGACCGCGGCCGGGTGGTCGGCTCGGCACTGATCGGGCAGCCCTTCACGGGGGGCCGCTACTTCATCGGGCGGCCCAGCGCCGCCGGGAACGGCTACGACCCGGTGAACGCGTCAGGCAGCAACCTCGCCGTGAGCAACCCGGCGCTGCGGGAGCGCGTGCAGGCCCAGGCGCAGACGATCGCCGCGCGGGAGAACATCCCCGTCACGCAGATTCCGGTGGATCTGCTCACCGCGAGCGGCAGTGGCCTCGACCCGCACGTGTCCCCGGCGGGGGCGGCGGTGCAGGTGGCGCGGGTGGCGCGCGCGCGCGGCCTGACGGACGCGCAGGTGCAGGCGCTGGTCCGTGACCACACCGAGCGGGGCGTGCTGGGCCTGGGACAACCCGGCGTGAACGTGCTGGAACTGAACCTCGCCCTGGACCGGCTGGGACGGTGA
- a CDS encoding histidine kinase translates to MPGAARPVRGRHRVFVGMAAGVGKTTRALSELRDRLARGEDALIGVLETHGRAFTQAAAAGLPVFPRLEVVRGGVTLGELDVAGLIARRPDAVLVDELAHSNAPGSAREKRWMDVEALLDAGVNVLSTVNVQHLESLHDTVARLTGVRVRERIPDAVLRGADELVLVDLTPADLRERVRSGAVYGAERAEHALTNFFTLPNLTALRELALRQVAQVVEQGAAGLAAGLGVQERVVVAVAAEETGARLIRRGGQLAQRLHADLQVVTVRSGRISAERARLLDTFRAVTVALGGEFIVLDPAGGVAATLIRHVRAAQATQVVLGESSRSRWEEVLRGDIIRSVLRQTRNVDVYVITRE, encoded by the coding sequence ATGCCCGGCGCCGCCCGCCCCGTGCGGGGTCGGCACCGGGTGTTCGTGGGCATGGCGGCGGGGGTCGGGAAGACCACCCGCGCGCTCAGTGAACTACGCGACCGCCTAGCGCGCGGCGAGGACGCCCTGATCGGCGTGCTGGAAACGCACGGGCGGGCGTTCACGCAGGCGGCCGCGGCGGGCCTGCCGGTCTTCCCGCGGCTGGAGGTCGTGCGGGGCGGCGTGACGCTGGGTGAACTGGACGTGGCGGGCCTGATCGCGCGCCGTCCGGACGCGGTGCTCGTGGATGAACTGGCGCACTCGAACGCGCCGGGCAGCGCGCGGGAGAAACGCTGGATGGACGTCGAGGCCCTGCTGGACGCGGGCGTGAACGTGCTGTCCACCGTGAACGTCCAGCACCTGGAGTCCCTGCACGACACGGTGGCACGCCTGACCGGCGTGCGCGTCCGCGAGCGCATCCCGGACGCCGTACTGCGCGGCGCGGACGAACTGGTGCTCGTGGACCTGACGCCCGCCGACCTGCGCGAGCGGGTGCGGTCCGGCGCGGTGTACGGCGCGGAGCGGGCCGAGCACGCCCTGACGAACTTCTTCACGCTGCCGAACCTGACGGCGCTGCGGGAACTGGCGCTGCGGCAGGTGGCGCAGGTCGTCGAGCAGGGCGCGGCCGGTCTCGCGGCAGGCCTGGGCGTGCAGGAACGCGTGGTGGTCGCCGTGGCCGCCGAGGAGACCGGCGCGCGCCTGATCCGCCGCGGCGGGCAGCTCGCGCAGCGCCTGCACGCCGACCTTCAGGTCGTGACCGTGCGGTCCGGGCGGATCAGTGCCGAGCGCGCGCGGCTGCTCGACACCTTCCGTGCGGTCACGGTCGCGCTGGGCGGCGAGTTCATCGTGCTCGACCCGGCGGGCGGCGTGGCGGCCACCCTGATCCGGCACGTGCGGGCCGCGCAGGCCACGCAGGTCGTGCTGGGCGAGAGCAGCCGCTCCCGCTGGGAGGAAGTCCTGCGCGGGGACATCATCCGCTCGGTGCTGCGGCAGACCCGCAACGTGGACGTGTACGTCATCACCCGCGAGTAG